The following proteins are co-located in the Pseudomonas synxantha genome:
- a CDS encoding IscS subfamily cysteine desulfurase — MKLPIYLDYSATTPVDPRVAQKMSECLLVDGNFGNPASRSHVFGWKAEEAVENARRQVADLVNADPREIVWTSGATESDNLAIKGAAHFYATKGKHLITTKIEHKAVLDTMRQLEREGFEVTYLEPTTDGIVTPAMIEAAMREDTILVSVIHVNNEIGTINDIAAIGELTRSKGVLLHVDAAQSTGKVDIDLSKLKVDLMSFSAHKTYGPKGIGALYVSRKPRVRIEATMHGGGHERGMRSGTLATHQIVGMGEAFRVAKEDMAAENVRIKALSDRFYKQVENLEELYINGSMTARVPHNLNLSFNYVEGESLIMALKDLAVSSGSACTSASLEPSYVLRALGRNDELAHSSIRFTFGRFTTEEQVDYAAQKVCEAVNKLRVLSPLWDMYKDGVDISKIEWAAH, encoded by the coding sequence ATGAAATTGCCGATTTACCTTGATTACTCAGCGACCACCCCGGTTGATCCGCGTGTCGCGCAAAAAATGAGCGAATGCCTGCTGGTCGACGGAAACTTCGGCAACCCGGCCTCCCGTTCCCACGTATTCGGCTGGAAGGCTGAGGAAGCTGTGGAGAATGCTCGTCGCCAGGTCGCTGACCTGGTCAATGCCGACCCGCGTGAAATCGTCTGGACCTCCGGTGCTACCGAGTCCGACAACCTGGCTATCAAGGGCGCCGCGCATTTCTACGCGACCAAGGGCAAACACCTGATCACCACCAAGATTGAGCACAAGGCTGTCCTCGACACCATGCGCCAACTGGAGCGTGAAGGTTTCGAGGTCACCTACCTCGAGCCCACCACCGACGGTATCGTCACCCCGGCCATGATCGAAGCCGCGATGCGTGAAGACACCATCCTGGTTTCCGTGATCCACGTGAACAACGAAATCGGCACCATCAACGACATCGCGGCCATCGGCGAGCTGACCCGCTCCAAAGGTGTGTTGCTGCACGTCGACGCTGCCCAGTCCACCGGCAAGGTCGACATCGACCTGTCCAAGCTGAAAGTCGACCTGATGTCGTTTTCGGCCCACAAGACCTATGGCCCTAAAGGCATCGGCGCGCTGTACGTGAGCCGCAAGCCACGCGTGCGCATTGAAGCCACCATGCACGGCGGCGGTCACGAGCGCGGCATGCGTTCGGGCACCCTGGCGACCCACCAGATCGTCGGCATGGGCGAAGCCTTCCGCGTAGCCAAGGAAGACATGGCTGCCGAGAACGTGCGTATCAAGGCCCTGAGCGATCGCTTCTACAAGCAGGTCGAGAACCTTGAAGAGCTGTACATCAACGGCAGCATGACCGCCCGTGTACCGCACAACCTGAATTTGAGCTTCAACTACGTCGAAGGCGAGTCGCTGATCATGGCGCTCAAGGACCTGGCGGTATCGTCCGGCTCGGCCTGCACCTCGGCATCCCTTGAGCCTTCGTATGTATTGCGTGCCCTGGGCCGCAACGACGAACTGGCTCACAGCTCGATCCGCTTTACGTTCGGCCGCTTCACCACCGAAGAGCAAGTCGACTACGCCGCGCAGAAAGTCTGCGAAGCCGTCAACAAGCTGCGCGTTCTGTCGCCGCTGTGGGACATGTACAAAGACGGCGTCGACATTTCCAAGATCGAGTGGGCGGCACACTAA
- the rlmN gene encoding 23S rRNA (adenine(2503)-C(2))-methyltransferase RlmN, producing the protein MTTSTVKTNLLGLTQPEMEKFFDSIGEKRFRAGQVMKWIHHFGVDDFDAMTNVSKALRDKLKAIAEVRGPEVVSEDISSDGTRKWVVRVASGSCVETVYIPQGKRGTLCVSSQAGCALDCSFCSTGKQGFNSNLTAAEVIGQVWIANKSFGSVPATVDRAITNVVMMGMGEPLLNFDNVIAAMHLMMDDLGYGISKRRVTLSTSGVVPMIDELAKHIDVSLALSLHAPNDALRNQLVPINKKYPLKMLLESCQRYMATLGEKRVLTIEYTMLKDINDKVEHAVEMIELLKNTPCKINLIPFNPFPHSGYERPSNNAIRRFQDQLHQAGYNVTVRTTRGEDIDAACGQLVGQVMDRTRRSERYIAVRELNAAEDLPQIAVNRI; encoded by the coding sequence ATGACTACATCGACTGTTAAAACCAACCTGCTGGGTCTGACTCAGCCGGAAATGGAGAAATTCTTCGACTCAATCGGGGAGAAGCGTTTCCGTGCCGGTCAGGTAATGAAGTGGATTCACCACTTTGGCGTCGACGATTTCGACGCCATGACGAACGTCAGCAAGGCCCTGCGCGACAAGCTCAAGGCCATTGCCGAAGTGCGTGGTCCCGAGGTTGTCAGCGAGGACATTTCCAGCGACGGCACCCGTAAATGGGTGGTGCGCGTGGCGTCCGGCAGCTGCGTCGAGACCGTGTACATCCCCCAGGGCAAACGCGGCACATTGTGCGTTTCGTCCCAGGCAGGCTGTGCCCTGGATTGCAGTTTTTGCTCCACCGGCAAGCAAGGCTTCAATAGCAACCTCACCGCCGCCGAAGTCATCGGCCAGGTGTGGATTGCCAACAAATCCTTTGGTAGCGTCCCGGCAACCGTCGACCGTGCCATCACCAACGTGGTGATGATGGGCATGGGTGAGCCGCTGCTGAACTTCGACAACGTGATTGCGGCCATGCACCTGATGATGGACGACCTGGGCTACGGCATCTCAAAGCGCCGCGTGACCCTGTCGACCTCCGGTGTGGTCCCGATGATCGATGAGCTGGCCAAGCACATCGACGTCTCCCTGGCGTTGTCGCTGCATGCACCCAATGACGCATTGCGTAACCAATTGGTGCCGATCAACAAGAAGTATCCGCTTAAGATGTTGCTCGAATCTTGCCAGCGCTATATGGCGACCCTGGGCGAGAAGCGCGTGTTGACCATCGAGTACACCATGCTCAAGGACATCAACGACAAGGTCGAGCACGCGGTCGAGATGATCGAACTGCTCAAGAATACCCCGTGCAAGATCAACCTGATTCCGTTCAACCCGTTTCCACATTCTGGCTACGAGCGGCCGAGCAACAACGCTATCCGTCGTTTCCAGGATCAACTGCACCAGGCCGGCTACAACGTCACCGTGCGCACCACCCGTGGTGAAGACATCGACGCCGCCTGTGGTCAATTGGTAGGGCAGGTGATGGATCGCACCCGCCGCAGCGAACGTTATATCGCCGTGCGCGAACTTAACGCCGCTGAAGATTTGCCGCAAATTGCTGTGAATCGAATCTGA
- the fdx gene encoding ISC system 2Fe-2S type ferredoxin, translated as MPQVTFLPHAEHCPDGMVVEAETGKSLLDVAHDNHIEIESACGGVNACTTCHCIIRKGFNSLNEADDLEEDYLDRAWGLEPTSRLSCQAKVGTEDLTVEIPKYSLNHAAEAPH; from the coding sequence ATGCCGCAGGTCACTTTTCTACCGCACGCCGAGCATTGCCCGGACGGCATGGTCGTGGAGGCTGAGACCGGCAAGTCCCTGCTCGACGTCGCGCATGACAACCATATCGAGATCGAAAGTGCCTGTGGTGGCGTGAATGCCTGCACCACTTGTCACTGCATCATTCGTAAAGGTTTCAATAGCCTCAACGAGGCCGATGACCTTGAAGAAGACTATCTTGATAGGGCGTGGGGCCTGGAGCCAACGTCGCGCCTGAGCTGTCAGGCGAAGGTCGGCACCGAAGATCTCACTGTCGAGATTCCGAAATATTCGCTCAACCATGCGGCCGAAGCGCCGCATTGA
- the ndk gene encoding nucleoside-diphosphate kinase encodes MAVQRTFSIIKPDAVAKNVIGEITTRFEKAGLKVVASKLKQLSKAEAEGFYAEHSARGFFGDLVAFMISGPVVVQVLEGENAIALNRELMGATNPKEAAAGTIRADFAESIDANAVHGSDSEAAAAREISYFFAATEVTAR; translated from the coding sequence ATGGCTGTTCAACGTACTTTCTCCATCATCAAGCCTGACGCTGTTGCAAAAAACGTCATCGGCGAGATCACCACTCGTTTCGAAAAAGCCGGCCTGAAGGTTGTAGCTTCGAAACTCAAGCAACTGTCCAAGGCTGAAGCTGAAGGCTTCTACGCTGAGCACAGCGCTCGTGGCTTCTTCGGCGACCTGGTTGCCTTCATGATCTCCGGTCCTGTTGTTGTCCAGGTACTGGAAGGCGAAAACGCTATCGCTCTGAACCGTGAGCTGATGGGCGCTACCAACCCTAAAGAAGCCGCTGCCGGCACCATCCGTGCTGACTTCGCTGAATCCATCGACGCCAACGCTGTTCACGGTTCGGACTCCGAAGCCGCTGCTGCTCGCGAAATCTCGTACTTTTTCGCTGCTACTGAAGTAACCGCTCGCTAA
- the hscB gene encoding co-chaperone HscB produces MGTPCHFALFELQPSFRLDLDQLATRYRELARGVHPDRFADASEREQRQALEQSASLNEAYQTLKSPAKRARYLLAMNGGELPLEVTVHDPDFLMQQMQWREELEDLQDEADVAGVAVFKRRLKTAQDELNESFAACWDDAAQREQAERLMRRMQFLDKLTYEVRQLEERLDD; encoded by the coding sequence GTGGGTACTCCTTGTCATTTCGCTTTATTCGAGCTGCAGCCGAGCTTTCGCCTGGACCTCGATCAGCTTGCCACGCGCTATCGAGAACTGGCGCGTGGCGTGCATCCGGACCGTTTTGCTGACGCTTCCGAGCGTGAACAACGCCAGGCCCTGGAGCAATCGGCCAGCCTCAACGAAGCCTATCAGACGCTCAAAAGCCCTGCGAAACGCGCGCGCTACCTGCTCGCGATGAACGGTGGTGAGTTGCCGTTGGAAGTCACGGTGCACGATCCGGACTTCCTGATGCAGCAGATGCAGTGGCGCGAAGAGCTCGAAGACTTGCAGGACGAAGCCGATGTGGCGGGTGTCGCGGTTTTCAAGCGTCGTCTGAAAACTGCCCAGGATGAGCTCAACGAAAGCTTCGCAGCCTGTTGGGATGATGCTGCGCAACGCGAGCAGGCTGAACGCCTGATGCGGCGCATGCAGTTCCTCGACAAGCTCACCTACGAAGTGCGCCAGCTAGAAGAGCGCCTCGACGATTAA
- the pilW gene encoding type IV pilus biogenesis/stability protein PilW, protein MPLRLALLLLVTGLVAGCVSSGHVSPLQTDKGRDEARVAYVQLGLGYLRQGMSEQAKVPLKKALELDNDDADANAALAQVFQAQAEPELADRYFHKALASRPADPRLLNNYGSFLFEQKRYDLASRYFQQAAVDTLYPGRSRVFENLGVTSMHLGQRENARQHLEKALHLNSRQPRALLEMAELSYEDRHYVPARDYYERFSLLSGQNARSLLLGVRLATVHEEHDTAARFGQQLERLYPGTPEYQQYLSEQ, encoded by the coding sequence ATGCCCTTGCGCCTTGCGCTGCTTTTACTGGTTACCGGCCTTGTGGCCGGTTGCGTTTCATCGGGCCATGTCAGCCCTTTGCAAACGGATAAAGGCCGTGATGAGGCGCGAGTTGCCTATGTGCAGCTGGGCTTGGGGTACCTGCGCCAAGGCATGAGCGAGCAGGCCAAGGTGCCGTTGAAAAAGGCCCTTGAGCTGGACAACGATGATGCCGACGCCAATGCCGCACTGGCCCAGGTATTCCAGGCCCAGGCCGAGCCTGAACTGGCCGACCGCTATTTCCACAAGGCCCTGGCTTCACGCCCTGCCGACCCACGGCTGCTGAACAACTACGGCAGTTTCCTGTTCGAGCAGAAGCGTTATGACCTGGCGTCGCGTTATTTCCAGCAGGCTGCCGTCGATACCCTTTACCCGGGGCGTTCGCGGGTGTTCGAGAACCTCGGGGTGACCTCGATGCATCTCGGCCAGCGTGAAAATGCACGCCAGCACCTTGAAAAAGCCTTGCACCTGAACAGCCGCCAGCCACGGGCATTGCTCGAAATGGCTGAGTTGTCGTACGAAGACAGGCATTATGTGCCGGCACGAGACTATTACGAGCGTTTTAGCCTGCTCAGCGGGCAAAATGCACGTAGTCTATTGCTCGGTGTGCGCCTGGCGACGGTTCATGAAGAACACGACACGGCCGCACGTTTTGGCCAGCAACTCGAACGACTCTATCCCGGTACGCCGGAATATCAGCAATACCTGTCGGAGCAATGA
- the suhB gene encoding inositol-phosphate phosphatase, with product MQPMLNIALRAARSASELIFRSIERLDTIKVDEKDAKDYVSEVDRAAEQKIIDALRKAYPTHGILGEETGLHKGSGEGEDYLWIIDPLDGTTNFLRGIPHFAVSIACKYRGRLEHAVVLDPVRQEEFTASRGRGAQLNGRRLRVSGRTSLEGALLGTGFPFRDDQMDNLENYLGMFRALVGQTAGIRRAGAASLDLAYVAAGRFDAFWESGLSEWDMAAGALLIQEAGGLVSDFTGGHDFLEKGHVVAGNTKCFKAVLTAIQPHLPASLKR from the coding sequence ATGCAGCCCATGCTGAATATCGCGCTGCGCGCCGCCCGCAGCGCCAGTGAATTGATCTTCCGCTCCATCGAGCGCCTGGATACCATCAAGGTCGACGAAAAAGACGCCAAGGATTATGTATCCGAGGTGGATCGCGCCGCCGAACAGAAGATCATCGACGCCCTGCGCAAGGCCTACCCTACCCACGGCATCCTCGGCGAAGAAACCGGCCTGCACAAAGGTAGCGGCGAAGGCGAAGACTACCTGTGGATCATCGACCCACTGGATGGCACCACCAACTTCCTGCGCGGCATCCCGCACTTTGCCGTGAGCATCGCCTGCAAATACCGTGGCCGTCTGGAACATGCCGTTGTGCTGGACCCGGTTCGCCAGGAAGAATTCACCGCCAGCCGTGGCCGTGGCGCCCAACTGAACGGCCGTCGCCTGCGTGTCAGCGGTCGTACCAGCCTGGAAGGCGCCCTGCTGGGCACCGGCTTCCCGTTCCGTGACGACCAGATGGATAACCTGGAAAACTACTTGGGCATGTTCCGCGCCCTGGTTGGCCAGACCGCCGGCATCCGGCGCGCGGGCGCAGCCAGCCTGGACCTGGCGTATGTCGCCGCGGGTCGTTTCGATGCATTCTGGGAATCGGGCCTGTCCGAGTGGGACATGGCTGCAGGCGCCCTGCTGATCCAGGAAGCTGGCGGCCTGGTGAGCGACTTCACCGGTGGTCACGACTTCCTTGAGAAAGGCCACGTGGTTGCTGGCAACACCAAATGCTTCAAGGCCGTACTGACGGCGATCCAGCCGCACCTGCCGGCTTCGCTGAAGCGTTAA
- the trmJ gene encoding tRNA (cytosine(32)/uridine(32)-2'-O)-methyltransferase TrmJ: MLQNIRVVLVNTSHPGNIGGVARAMKNMGLTRLVLVEPRVFPHHEADARASGANDILQSAQVVATLEDALVGCNLVLGTSARDRRIPWPLLDPRECGTKVVEEAAGGAEIALVFGREDSGLTNEELQRCHYHVHIPSDPEFSSLNLGAAVQVLSYEVRMAWLAAQGQPSKVKKDEVASTKSGELATMDELERFYEHLEQTLVAIEFLDPEKPRHLMARLRRLYGRSSVSRAEMNILRGILTETQKAARGELLKRKD; encoded by the coding sequence TTGCTGCAAAACATTCGTGTCGTCTTGGTCAATACCAGTCATCCCGGCAACATCGGCGGGGTGGCGCGAGCCATGAAAAACATGGGGCTGACGCGCCTGGTGCTGGTCGAGCCGCGGGTATTCCCGCACCACGAGGCCGATGCCCGTGCGTCCGGCGCCAATGACATCCTGCAAAGCGCTCAGGTTGTTGCGACGTTGGAAGATGCCTTGGTTGGCTGCAACCTGGTGCTCGGCACCAGCGCCCGTGACCGACGCATCCCCTGGCCGCTGCTGGACCCGCGCGAATGCGGCACCAAAGTGGTGGAAGAAGCTGCCGGTGGCGCTGAGATCGCCCTGGTGTTCGGCCGTGAAGACTCCGGCCTGACCAATGAAGAGCTGCAGCGATGTCATTACCACGTGCACATTCCATCCGACCCTGAATTCAGCTCGCTGAATCTCGGGGCGGCGGTGCAGGTATTGAGTTACGAAGTGCGCATGGCCTGGCTGGCTGCTCAAGGCCAGCCGAGCAAGGTTAAGAAGGATGAAGTCGCATCGACCAAAAGTGGCGAGTTGGCCACCATGGACGAGTTGGAACGCTTCTATGAGCACCTGGAGCAAACCCTGGTAGCCATCGAATTCCTCGATCCTGAAAAGCCAAGGCATTTAATGGCGCGCCTGCGTCGCTTGTACGGTCGCAGCTCGGTGAGCCGGGCTGAGATGAATATATTGCGTGGCATCCTCACGGAAACCCAGAAAGCGGCCCGTGGCGAGCTTCTTAAGCGGAAGGATTAA
- the cysE gene encoding serine O-acetyltransferase, which translates to MFERLREDIQSVFHRDPAARNAFEVLTCYPGMHAIWIHRLSAVLWGMGWKWLARLVSNFGRWLTGIEIHPGAKVGRRFFIDHGMGIVIGETAEIGDDVTLYQGVTLGGTTWNKGKRHPTLENGVVVGAGAKVLGPFTVGAGAKVGSNAVVTKAVPAGATVVGIPGRIIVKPEVGDEQEAKRKAMAEKIGFDAYGISEDMPDPVARAIGQLLDHLQAVDGKLDGMCGALKDLGSPYCAKELPELREEDFAEIKDEAATKAS; encoded by the coding sequence ATGTTCGAGCGTTTGCGAGAAGACATCCAGAGCGTTTTCCACCGAGACCCGGCGGCGCGCAATGCCTTTGAAGTGCTGACCTGCTACCCGGGCATGCACGCGATCTGGATCCATCGCCTGTCTGCTGTGTTGTGGGGCATGGGCTGGAAATGGCTGGCGCGATTGGTGTCGAACTTCGGTCGCTGGCTGACCGGCATCGAGATTCACCCTGGCGCCAAGGTCGGTCGCCGCTTCTTCATCGACCATGGGATGGGCATCGTGATTGGCGAGACCGCCGAGATTGGTGATGACGTGACGCTTTACCAGGGTGTGACCCTGGGCGGTACCACCTGGAATAAAGGCAAGCGCCACCCGACCCTGGAAAATGGTGTGGTGGTAGGGGCGGGCGCCAAGGTATTGGGGCCATTTACCGTGGGTGCCGGCGCCAAGGTAGGCTCCAATGCCGTGGTAACCAAGGCTGTACCTGCTGGCGCCACCGTGGTGGGCATTCCGGGTCGCATCATCGTCAAGCCGGAAGTCGGCGACGAGCAGGAGGCCAAGCGCAAGGCTATGGCCGAGAAGATCGGCTTCGATGCCTACGGTATCAGCGAAGACATGCCCGACCCGGTGGCTCGCGCCATTGGCCAATTGCTCGACCACCTGCAGGCGGTGGATGGCAAGTTGGACGGCATGTGTGGCGCACTGAAGGACCTGGGCAGCCCCTACTGTGCCAAGGAGTTGCCTGAGTTGCGCGAAGAGGACTTCGCCGAGATCAAGGACGAGGCCGCCACCAAGGCAAGCTGA
- the hscA gene encoding Fe-S protein assembly chaperone HscA, with translation MALLQIAEPGQSPQPHQRRLAVGIDLGTTNSLVAALRSGLSEPLPDTDGQVILPSAVRYHADRTEVGESAKLAASSDPLNTVLSVKRLMGRGLSDVKQLGDQLPYRFVGGESHMPFIDTVQGPKSPVEVSADILKVLRQRAETTLGGELVGAVITVPAYFDDAQRQATKDAAKLAGLNVLRLLNEPTAAAVAYGLDQHAEGLVAIYDLGGGTFDISILRLTGGVFEVLATGGDSALGGDDFDHAIAGWIITSAGLSADLDPGAQRNLLQTACAAKEALTDAASVEVCYGSWSAQLTREAFDALIEPMVARSLRACRRAVRDSGVELEDVAAVVMVGGSTRVPRVREAVAEAFGRQPLTEIDPDQVVAIGAAIQADTLAGNKRDGGELLLLDVIPLSLGLETMGGLMEKVIPRNTTIPVARAQDFTTYKDGQTAMMIHVLQGERELISDCRSLARFELRGIPAMVAGAAKIRVTFQVDADGLLSVAARELGSGVEASIQVKPSYGLTDGEIAKMLKDSFQYAGDDKVARVLREQQVDAQRLLEAVQGALDADGERLLDAEERMVIDLQMQELAELMKGNDGYAIEQQTKRLSQVTDAFAARRMDQTVKAALAGRNLNEIEE, from the coding sequence ATGGCTCTACTGCAAATCGCCGAACCCGGCCAAAGCCCTCAACCGCACCAGCGTCGCCTGGCGGTTGGGATTGACTTGGGCACTACCAATTCCCTGGTCGCCGCCTTGCGCAGCGGCCTGTCCGAGCCGCTGCCCGACACCGATGGCCAGGTGATCCTGCCGTCCGCCGTGCGTTATCACGCTGATCGCACCGAAGTCGGTGAATCGGCCAAGCTGGCCGCGTCCTCGGACCCCCTGAATACTGTGCTGTCGGTCAAGCGCTTGATGGGTCGTGGTCTGTCCGACGTCAAGCAATTGGGCGACCAGCTGCCGTACCGCTTTGTCGGCGGTGAATCCCATATGCCGTTCATTGACACCGTCCAAGGGCCTAAGAGCCCGGTGGAAGTGTCGGCCGATATCCTCAAGGTGCTGCGCCAGCGTGCGGAAACCACCTTGGGCGGCGAACTGGTCGGTGCGGTGATCACCGTTCCCGCGTATTTCGATGACGCGCAGCGCCAAGCTACCAAGGATGCGGCGAAACTCGCCGGCCTGAACGTGCTGCGCCTGCTCAACGAGCCGACTGCGGCCGCTGTAGCCTATGGCTTGGATCAGCATGCTGAGGGCCTGGTTGCTATCTATGACTTGGGCGGCGGCACCTTTGATATTTCAATCCTGCGCCTGACCGGCGGCGTCTTTGAAGTGCTGGCCACCGGTGGCGACAGTGCCCTGGGCGGCGATGACTTTGACCACGCCATTGCAGGCTGGATCATCACCAGCGCCGGTTTGTCTGCCGACTTGGACCCAGGCGCGCAGCGTAATCTGCTGCAAACCGCCTGCGCGGCCAAAGAGGCACTGACTGACGCTGCTTCTGTTGAAGTTTGCTACGGTAGTTGGTCGGCACAGCTGACCCGCGAAGCCTTCGATGCGCTAATCGAACCGATGGTCGCTCGCAGCCTCAGGGCGTGTCGCCGTGCCGTGCGTGATTCCGGTGTCGAGTTGGAAGACGTGGCTGCCGTGGTCATGGTCGGCGGTTCCACCCGCGTACCGCGCGTTCGCGAGGCCGTGGCCGAAGCCTTCGGTCGCCAGCCGCTGACTGAAATCGACCCGGATCAAGTGGTCGCCATCGGTGCTGCGATCCAGGCCGATACCCTGGCCGGCAACAAGCGCGACGGTGGCGAACTGTTACTGCTCGACGTGATCCCGTTGTCCCTGGGGCTGGAAACCATGGGCGGCCTGATGGAGAAGGTGATTCCACGCAACACCACCATCCCTGTCGCCCGCGCCCAGGATTTCACCACCTACAAAGACGGCCAGACGGCCATGATGATTCATGTGCTGCAGGGCGAGCGCGAGCTGATCAGCGATTGCCGCTCCCTGGCGCGCTTTGAATTGCGCGGTATCCCGGCCATGGTCGCGGGCGCAGCGAAGATTCGTGTCACCTTCCAGGTCGACGCCGACGGCCTGCTCAGCGTGGCGGCCCGTGAGCTGGGTTCGGGCGTTGAGGCCAGCATCCAGGTCAAGCCGTCCTACGGCCTGACCGACGGCGAAATCGCCAAGATGCTCAAGGACTCGTTCCAGTACGCCGGCGACGACAAGGTCGCCCGTGTGCTGCGTGAGCAGCAAGTCGATGCCCAGCGCCTGCTCGAAGCGGTTCAGGGGGCCCTGGATGCTGACGGTGAGCGCCTGCTGGACGCCGAGGAACGCATGGTCATCGACCTGCAGATGCAGGAGTTGGCCGAACTGATGAAAGGCAACGATGGTTATGCCATCGAGCAGCAGACCAAGCGCTTGTCGCAGGTCACTGACGCCTTTGCCGCCCGCCGCATGGATCAGACGGTGAAAGCCGCACTGGCGGGGCGCAACCTGAATGAAATCGAGGAATAA
- the iscA gene encoding iron-sulfur cluster assembly protein IscA → MAISMTEAAAQHIRRSLNGRGKGEGIRLGVRTTGCSGLAYVLEFVDEVVEEDQVFESHGEKVIIDPKSLTYLDGTELDFVKEGLNEGFKFNNPNVRGECGCGESFNI, encoded by the coding sequence ATGGCTATCAGCATGACAGAAGCGGCTGCGCAGCACATTCGCCGCTCCCTGAATGGGCGCGGTAAAGGTGAGGGGATTCGTCTGGGTGTTCGCACCACAGGCTGTTCCGGCCTTGCCTACGTGCTGGAGTTTGTCGACGAGGTGGTTGAAGAGGACCAGGTATTCGAAAGTCACGGCGAGAAAGTGATCATCGACCCTAAGAGCCTGACCTACCTGGACGGCACCGAACTCGATTTCGTCAAGGAAGGGTTGAACGAAGGCTTCAAGTTCAACAACCCCAACGTGCGCGGTGAATGTGGCTGCGGCGAAAGCTTCAACATCTGA
- the iscX gene encoding Fe-S cluster assembly protein IscX, whose protein sequence is MSLKWVDVQEIAIQLAEAHPEVNPLTVNFVKLRNLVMELPDFDDVPDRGGEKVLEAIQGLWIEEAD, encoded by the coding sequence ATGAGCCTGAAATGGGTTGATGTACAAGAAATCGCTATACAACTTGCCGAAGCTCACCCTGAGGTCAATCCTCTTACCGTGAACTTCGTCAAGCTGCGCAACCTCGTAATGGAACTGCCGGATTTTGACGACGTCCCGGATCGGGGTGGCGAAAAGGTCCTGGAGGCGATTCAAGGCCTGTGGATCGAAGAAGCAGACTGA
- the iscR gene encoding Fe-S cluster assembly transcriptional regulator IscR, producing the protein MRLTTKGRYAVTAMLDLALHAQTGPVSLADISERQGISLSYLEQLFAKLRRSNLVSSVRGPGGGYQLSRDMQGIQVAQVIDAVNESVDATKCQGLGDCHAGDTCLTHHLWCDLSLQIHEFLSGISLADLVTRREVQEVAQRQDQRRCNTKAPRLDKIEASAVE; encoded by the coding sequence ATGAGACTGACTACAAAAGGCCGATACGCGGTGACCGCCATGCTTGACCTGGCTTTGCACGCGCAAACTGGGCCGGTGTCCCTGGCCGATATCTCCGAGCGCCAAGGCATTTCCCTGTCTTACCTCGAACAGCTGTTCGCCAAATTGCGCCGCAGCAACCTGGTTTCCAGCGTTCGTGGTCCAGGTGGCGGTTATCAATTGTCCCGCGACATGCAGGGCATCCAGGTAGCCCAGGTGATCGACGCGGTCAACGAATCCGTCGACGCCACCAAGTGCCAGGGCCTGGGTGATTGCCACGCTGGCGACACCTGCCTGACGCACCACTTGTGGTGTGACTTGAGCCTGCAGATCCATGAGTTTTTGAGTGGTATCAGCTTGGCTGATCTTGTGACTCGCCGTGAGGTGCAAGAAGTAGCCCAGCGTCAGGACCAGCGCCGTTGCAACACCAAGGCGCCGCGCCTGGACAAGATCGAAGCGTCCGCCGTCGAGTGA
- the iscU gene encoding Fe-S cluster assembly scaffold IscU — MAYSEKVIDHYENPRNVGKMDAQDPDVGTGMVGAPACGDVMRLQIKVNEQGIIEDAKFKTYGCGSAIASSSLATEWMKGKSLDEAVTISNTQLAEELALPPVKIHCSVLAEDAIKAAVRDYKQKKGLI; from the coding sequence ATGGCTTACAGCGAAAAGGTCATCGACCACTACGAAAACCCGCGCAACGTCGGCAAGATGGACGCGCAAGACCCTGATGTCGGCACCGGCATGGTCGGCGCTCCGGCGTGCGGCGATGTGATGCGCCTGCAGATCAAGGTCAACGAACAGGGCATTATCGAAGATGCCAAGTTCAAGACTTATGGCTGCGGTTCGGCCATCGCCTCCAGCTCCCTTGCGACCGAGTGGATGAAAGGCAAGTCCCTGGATGAGGCTGTCACCATCAGCAACACCCAGCTGGCCGAAGAACTGGCCCTGCCGCCAGTGAAAATCCACTGCTCGGTGCTTGCGGAAGACGCCATCAAGGCGGCTGTTCGCGACTACAAGCAGAAGAAAGGCTTGATCTAA